Proteins co-encoded in one Acinetobacter lwoffii genomic window:
- a CDS encoding glycosyltransferase family 4 protein: protein MKIVHVQIKPQMSGVQRISYDILANLNDGKHELYLICGSLSEQSTEFVEKFTSIGVTIIEVPFLKRQIGKHDWYAFQQLRKIFKHYKFDIVHTNSTKPGILARIAARLVGCKNIIHTVHGIAFHQHVKFFQRIIFYFVEIFSVLFGHKNIVVNNYYKKFYPFGSTSTIYNGVDFTLLSPCVIKKKEVHKSIHFAFFARLDEQKNPLEFIEAIYLLSKCSDISNDRFSIAGDGELMEECKTLISKYCLEEKVKLIGWVKDKNSFLNDVDVLCQPSKWEAFGLVFVEAAYFSIPAIAKRVEGIPEVVKNNETGLLYDGGAYELMGLMLKLKEDRALCKLLGYNAREFVIKNFSLDKMVLAYKKIYFK, encoded by the coding sequence ATGAAAATTGTACATGTCCAAATAAAACCTCAAATGTCAGGTGTTCAAAGAATTTCTTATGATATTCTGGCTAATTTAAATGATGGTAAACATGAACTTTACTTGATATGTGGGAGTTTGTCTGAACAAAGTACAGAATTTGTTGAAAAATTTACTTCCATTGGTGTGACAATAATTGAAGTTCCCTTTTTAAAGCGTCAAATAGGTAAACATGATTGGTATGCTTTTCAGCAACTGAGAAAGATTTTTAAACACTACAAATTTGATATAGTTCATACTAACTCAACAAAGCCTGGTATATTAGCTAGAATTGCTGCACGTTTAGTTGGCTGTAAAAATATTATTCATACAGTTCATGGCATTGCTTTTCATCAACATGTGAAATTTTTTCAAAGAATAATTTTTTATTTTGTGGAAATTTTTAGTGTTCTTTTTGGTCATAAAAATATAGTAGTGAATAATTATTATAAAAAATTTTATCCTTTTGGGAGCACCTCTACTATTTATAATGGTGTTGACTTTACCCTTCTTTCTCCTTGTGTAATAAAAAAAAAAGAAGTCCATAAATCTATACATTTTGCTTTTTTTGCACGCCTTGATGAGCAAAAAAACCCTTTAGAATTTATTGAAGCTATTTATTTACTTTCTAAATGTTCAGATATTTCAAATGACCGATTTTCTATAGCAGGAGATGGGGAATTGATGGAGGAATGTAAGACACTGATAAGTAAATATTGTCTCGAAGAAAAAGTAAAACTAATAGGATGGGTAAAAGATAAAAATTCTTTCTTAAATGATGTAGATGTTCTCTGTCAACCTTCAAAATGGGAAGCATTTGGTTTGGTATTTGTGGAAGCAGCATATTTTTCTATACCTGCAATAGCTAAGCGCGTAGAGGGAATACCTGAAGTTGTTAAAAATAATGAAACAGGTCTGTTGTATGATGGTGGTGCATATGAATTAATGGGTCTAATGCTAAAATTAAAGGAAGATAGGGCGTTGTGTAAGCTATTAGGGTATAATGCAAGAGAGTTTGTTATCAAAAACTTCAGTTTAGATAAAATGGTGTTAGCTTATAAAAAAATTTATTTTAAGTAA
- a CDS encoding sugar transferase gives MKRLSDLIISIVALIILFPLFLLVAYKVRKNLGAPIFFYQDRPGKDGKIFKMIKFRSMKAAFDKEGNPLPDEERITPFGQKLRSTTLDEMPQLINVLKGDMSIVGPRPQMKDFLDYYTPEQMRRHEVRPGMTGLAQVSGRNNLSWEEKFDLDIQYVDTQSNWLDFKIMFKTAKVMLTKEGINAPNQAVGAPRFSQQRAADLNFVREQDN, from the coding sequence GTGAAACGTTTAAGTGACTTAATTATTTCAATAGTAGCTTTAATTATTTTGTTTCCACTTTTTTTATTGGTTGCTTATAAAGTTCGAAAAAATCTAGGTGCACCTATTTTTTTCTATCAGGACCGACCAGGAAAAGATGGTAAAATTTTCAAAATGATTAAATTTAGATCAATGAAGGCTGCATTTGATAAAGAAGGTAATCCTTTACCGGATGAAGAGCGCATAACCCCATTCGGACAAAAGCTACGCTCGACCACTTTGGATGAAATGCCCCAACTTATCAATGTTTTAAAAGGTGATATGAGTATTGTGGGGCCCCGCCCACAAATGAAAGATTTTTTAGACTACTACACGCCTGAACAGATGCGTCGACATGAAGTTAGACCAGGGATGACCGGCCTAGCCCAAGTGAGTGGACGCAATAACTTGTCTTGGGAAGAAAAATTTGATCTGGATATTCAATATGTGGATACGCAATCCAATTGGTTAGATTTCAAAATCATGTTTAAAACTGCAAAAGTGATGCTAACTAAGGAGGGTATTAATGCTCCTAATCAGGCGGTAGGGGCTCCAAGATTCTCTCAGCAAAGAGCGGCAGATCTAAATTTTGTTAGAGAACAAGATAACTGA
- the galU gene encoding UTP--glucose-1-phosphate uridylyltransferase GalU, with protein sequence MIKKAILPVAGLGTRFLPASKSIPKEMVTVVDRPAIEYVVREAVAAGIEQIILVTHSSKASIENYFDRNFELETTLEQKNKTDLLKEITEILPAGVSVISVRQPQPLGLGHAVLCAKAVIGDDDFAVLLPDVLVKDQDPENDLSLMIQRFNESKASQIMVEAVPDNLVDQYGIVDVAESPAEGESIVMQGIVEKPAVGSAPSNLSVVGRYILPAKIMQLLEQTPRGAGNEIQLTDAIAMLQQTEAVEAYRMKGQTFDCGSKLGYLKAVLYYGIDHPKLGSEFKALIQELAL encoded by the coding sequence ATGATCAAGAAAGCAATTCTTCCTGTAGCAGGACTCGGCACGCGTTTTTTACCTGCCAGTAAATCCATTCCTAAAGAAATGGTGACAGTCGTGGATCGCCCTGCGATTGAATATGTAGTACGTGAAGCAGTTGCTGCCGGGATTGAGCAGATTATTCTGGTGACCCATTCCTCCAAAGCATCGATTGAAAATTATTTTGATCGTAACTTTGAGCTTGAAACCACGCTTGAGCAAAAAAATAAGACCGACCTGCTTAAAGAAATTACTGAAATTTTGCCTGCGGGTGTGAGTGTGATTAGTGTACGCCAGCCACAGCCTCTAGGTCTGGGCCATGCGGTACTATGTGCCAAAGCTGTGATTGGTGATGATGACTTTGCGGTGCTATTACCGGATGTGCTAGTCAAGGATCAGGATCCGGAAAATGACTTGAGCTTGATGATTCAGCGTTTTAACGAATCTAAAGCCTCACAAATTATGGTTGAAGCGGTACCTGATAATTTAGTCGATCAATACGGGATTGTTGATGTGGCAGAATCACCTGCCGAAGGCGAAAGTATTGTCATGCAAGGGATTGTCGAGAAACCTGCGGTTGGGTCTGCACCTTCGAATTTGTCTGTGGTCGGACGTTATATTCTGCCGGCAAAAATCATGCAGCTTTTGGAACAGACCCCACGCGGGGCAGGCAATGAAATCCAGCTCACTGATGCGATTGCCATGCTGCAGCAAACCGAAGCCGTTGAAGCCTATCGCATGAAAGGCCAGACTTTTGACTGTGGTAGCAAGTTAGGTTATCTAAAGGCTGTTTTATATTATGGTATAGATCATCCTAAACTCGGTAGCGAGTTTAAAGCATTGATTCAGGAACTGGCTTTGTAA
- a CDS encoding nucleotide sugar dehydrogenase, whose protein sequence is MKVAVLGKTLFSGVIAGLLSECGHQVVWCNSFNVDEPVRTYFQDESLQDLLQKQEKSGFLNCCDFQHLDFNQDAFFFSFNATEEQQAFQMLETIRHACFAHPKLMVNASTFGLHGTQRFQQLLPNDDWIYLPDIIQEGNAIRSFVRASQLIVGCDHEDAQVKIRELLRPLFPRAQQYLFMPVLDAEFTKLSISGMLATRISYMNDLAGVAEKLGIDIEQVRQGMAADNRIGSAYLFPGVGFGGENFSHDIRTLTHAVADSGVKNQLLEQVWDINEQQKELLFRKLWNYFRGDLKGKVIAIWGAAFKENTPSIQQSPVHAMLTALWAQGVTVKLHDPQALANIEKVYGAREDLILCQDQYQAVEGAHALCLITAWKQYGSPDYPYLMKLMQHPLILDGRNLYDPTYIKTRGFNYIGVGR, encoded by the coding sequence ATGAAAGTCGCAGTATTAGGCAAAACCTTGTTTTCGGGGGTCATTGCTGGCCTGTTATCTGAATGTGGTCATCAGGTGGTCTGGTGCAATAGCTTCAATGTAGATGAACCGGTTCGGACGTATTTTCAGGATGAGTCTTTACAGGACTTGCTGCAAAAACAGGAAAAATCCGGGTTTTTAAATTGTTGTGATTTTCAGCATCTGGATTTTAATCAGGATGCTTTTTTCTTTAGTTTTAATGCCACCGAAGAGCAACAAGCATTTCAAATGTTGGAGACGATCCGTCATGCCTGTTTTGCTCATCCCAAACTGATGGTAAATGCTTCAACCTTTGGCTTGCACGGGACTCAACGATTTCAGCAACTGTTGCCGAATGATGACTGGATTTATCTCCCAGATATTATTCAGGAAGGTAATGCGATTCGCAGTTTTGTTCGGGCGAGCCAGTTGATCGTTGGCTGTGATCATGAAGATGCGCAGGTTAAAATCCGGGAGCTATTACGCCCATTGTTCCCGCGCGCCCAGCAGTATTTATTTATGCCGGTATTGGATGCTGAATTTACCAAATTGAGTATTTCCGGCATGCTGGCGACCCGAATCAGTTATATGAATGATTTGGCAGGTGTGGCAGAAAAACTTGGAATTGATATTGAGCAGGTTCGGCAAGGCATGGCCGCGGATAACCGGATTGGTTCTGCCTATCTGTTCCCCGGCGTTGGTTTTGGTGGAGAGAATTTCTCCCATGATATCCGGACGCTTACTCACGCCGTGGCAGATTCAGGGGTAAAAAACCAGTTGCTGGAACAGGTCTGGGACATTAACGAACAGCAAAAAGAATTACTGTTTCGTAAACTCTGGAACTATTTCCGTGGAGACTTAAAGGGTAAAGTCATTGCGATTTGGGGTGCAGCCTTTAAAGAAAATACCCCGAGTATCCAGCAATCTCCAGTGCATGCCATGCTAACCGCCTTATGGGCACAAGGTGTGACAGTTAAACTGCATGATCCGCAAGCACTGGCCAATATTGAAAAAGTCTATGGTGCACGGGAAGATTTAATCCTGTGTCAAGATCAGTATCAGGCGGTTGAAGGGGCACATGCCTTGTGTCTGATTACGGCATGGAAACAGTATGGCAGTCCGGATTATCCTTACCTGATGAAGCTGATGCAGCATCCCCTGATTCTGGATGGGCGTAACCTGTATGATCCGACTTATATCAAGACACGTGGTTTTAATTATATTGGGGTGGGACGTTAA
- the pgi gene encoding glucose-6-phosphate isomerase, with amino-acid sequence MYQKLVSNKEQLQAEHLRELFAADPQRFNKYSIQFEQLLFDYSKHRINQNVMQGLIDWADAQNLRSWIGSLFSNQKINYTEQRAAMHWALRLPEHDQQHADLAADVHTQLERMYALVEQIHAGQRRGATGEVIQDVVNIGVGGSDLGPLMVTHALSDFKYQSAQPLNVHFVSTMDGSQLSELLHQLRPETTLFIISSKSFGTIDTLTNAQTVRLWLEKALGQHPYILKHHFIGVSTKPEKMTAWGIAPENQLLLWDWVGGRYSLWSCIGLPIALSIGIEGFKQLLAGAYAVDQHFQYQPFERNIPVLMGLLGAWNTNFLDIQTHAILPYDGRLKYFASYLQQLEMESNGKSIQRNGEKVQFDTCPIIWGEVGPNAQHAFYQLLHQGTQSVSCDFIAPVERYNSQQYTYADSAEALVEQHHLALSNCLAQSRLLAFGNEALDQTELASLSAYKQYEGNQPSTTLLMQELNPYSLGMLIALYEHKVFVQSVLWNINPFDQWGVEKGKEIANQLLPILNGAQTDLNGLDGSTQGLINILLGKQHG; translated from the coding sequence ATGTATCAGAAATTAGTCTCGAACAAAGAACAACTACAAGCTGAGCATCTGCGAGAGCTATTTGCTGCGGATCCGCAGCGCTTTAACAAATATTCCATTCAGTTTGAACAACTGCTCTTTGACTATAGCAAGCACAGAATCAATCAAAACGTGATGCAGGGCCTGATCGACTGGGCAGATGCACAGAACCTTAGATCCTGGATTGGCTCGTTATTTTCAAATCAGAAAATCAACTATACCGAGCAGCGTGCGGCCATGCATTGGGCCTTACGCTTGCCCGAGCATGATCAGCAGCATGCTGATCTGGCGGCTGATGTACATACCCAGCTTGAGCGTATGTATGCTCTAGTCGAGCAGATTCATGCCGGGCAGCGTCGGGGTGCCACCGGAGAAGTAATTCAAGATGTGGTCAATATTGGTGTTGGTGGATCAGATCTGGGTCCCTTGATGGTCACGCATGCTTTATCTGATTTTAAATACCAGTCTGCCCAGCCACTCAACGTACATTTTGTTTCGACCATGGATGGCAGTCAGTTGTCTGAGTTATTACATCAGCTACGTCCGGAAACAACCCTTTTTATTATCTCGTCCAAATCCTTCGGAACTATTGATACCTTGACCAATGCCCAAACTGTACGTTTGTGGCTGGAAAAAGCCTTAGGTCAGCATCCTTATATCCTCAAGCATCATTTTATTGGGGTATCGACCAAACCTGAAAAAATGACGGCATGGGGCATTGCCCCGGAAAACCAGTTGCTGCTCTGGGATTGGGTCGGTGGGCGTTATTCACTCTGGTCCTGTATCGGGCTGCCAATTGCCTTGAGTATCGGGATTGAAGGCTTTAAGCAGCTGCTGGCGGGTGCCTATGCCGTTGACCAGCATTTCCAGTACCAGCCTTTTGAACGCAATATTCCGGTATTGATGGGATTGTTGGGAGCCTGGAATACCAATTTTCTGGATATCCAGACCCATGCAATTCTGCCTTATGATGGCCGGCTGAAATATTTTGCCTCCTATCTGCAACAGCTGGAAATGGAATCAAATGGTAAGTCAATTCAGCGCAATGGCGAAAAAGTCCAGTTCGATACCTGCCCAATCATCTGGGGAGAAGTAGGACCGAATGCCCAGCATGCCTTCTATCAGTTATTGCATCAGGGTACGCAGTCGGTCAGCTGTGATTTTATTGCGCCGGTAGAGCGTTATAACAGCCAGCAATATACCTATGCAGACAGTGCCGAAGCATTGGTAGAACAACATCATTTGGCCTTATCCAACTGTTTGGCACAATCGCGTTTACTGGCCTTTGGTAATGAAGCTCTGGATCAAACCGAATTGGCGAGCTTGTCAGCCTATAAGCAATATGAAGGTAATCAGCCAAGTACCACGCTATTGATGCAAGAGTTGAATCCCTATAGCTTGGGCATGCTCATTGCACTCTATGAACATAAGGTATTTGTTCAATCCGTGCTGTGGAACATCAACCCATTCGATCAGTGGGGCGTAGAAAAGGGCAAGGAAATTGCCAACCAGTTGCTGCCGATTCTGAATGGTGCACAGACAGATCTCAATGGATTAGATGGTTCCACCCAAGGCCTTATCAATATTTTATTAGGAAAGCAGCATGGCTAA
- the galE gene encoding UDP-glucose 4-epimerase GalE, with protein sequence MAKILVTGGAGYIGSHTCVELLNAGHEVVVLDNLCNSSSESLSRVEKLTQKSLTLVEGDIRDGQLLAQVFQQHSIDAVIHFAGLKAVGESQQIPLAYFDNNIAGSISLVQAMQRAQVFKLVFSSSATVYGEKNPPPYQEDMPLSMPNNNYGYTKLVVEQMLEKVALADENWSIAFLRYFNPVGAHKSGQIGEDPLGIPNNLMPFVTQVAVGHRDKLSIFGDDYPTQDGTCERDFIHVVDLAKAHVLAIQNRLNHQGCRAWNIGTGQPISVLTLKDTFEKVNQIRIPFEFTARRAGDLASFYADNARAVKELGWTPEYSLEDMLADSWKWQKQNPNGFK encoded by the coding sequence ATGGCTAAAATTTTGGTCACCGGTGGAGCAGGCTATATCGGTTCACATACCTGTGTAGAATTGTTGAACGCCGGACATGAGGTCGTGGTACTGGATAATCTCTGCAATAGCTCCTCCGAGTCCTTAAGCCGGGTAGAAAAGCTGACCCAGAAAAGCCTGACACTTGTTGAAGGAGATATCCGGGATGGTCAGTTACTGGCTCAGGTCTTTCAACAACATTCGATTGATGCAGTGATTCATTTTGCCGGTCTTAAAGCCGTGGGTGAAAGCCAGCAGATTCCACTCGCTTATTTTGATAATAATATTGCCGGCTCGATCAGTCTGGTGCAGGCAATGCAGCGTGCTCAGGTATTCAAACTGGTATTCAGCTCTTCTGCCACGGTCTATGGTGAAAAAAATCCTCCTCCATATCAAGAAGATATGCCATTGAGTATGCCAAATAATAATTATGGATATACCAAGTTGGTTGTTGAGCAAATGTTAGAAAAAGTAGCACTTGCAGATGAAAATTGGTCGATTGCTTTCCTACGTTATTTTAATCCAGTGGGTGCGCATAAAAGTGGCCAAATTGGTGAAGATCCATTGGGTATTCCCAATAACCTGATGCCTTTTGTGACTCAGGTGGCAGTCGGTCATCGTGATAAGCTGTCTATTTTCGGTGATGATTATCCAACTCAGGATGGGACCTGTGAACGTGACTTTATTCATGTGGTAGATTTAGCCAAAGCTCATGTCCTGGCGATTCAGAACCGTTTAAATCATCAAGGCTGCCGGGCCTGGAATATTGGTACGGGCCAACCGATATCGGTATTAACCCTGAAAGATACCTTTGAGAAAGTTAATCAGATCCGGATTCCATTTGAGTTTACTGCACGACGTGCCGGTGATCTGGCAAGTTTCTATGCAGACAATGCTCGTGCAGTAAAAGAGTTGGGCTGGACACCCGAATATAGCTTGGAGGATATGCTTGCCGACAGCTGGAAATGGCAGAAGCAGAATCCAAACGGCTTTAAATAA
- a CDS encoding capsule assembly Wzi family protein, producing MRNLKRKVLSLCLLPCFSVFTYAQGLVLNNEDLRTDLNWLNQQGVIQISTSTWPLSGEEIQRALSKAKIDNLVQQKVLDSVKASLHAGNTQVKLALFAETDPQKIPQKFADDQKSQYQATLELNAGGAQWDAKLRVSAEKDSIIDHGHDINIEGSYIAGKLWDQWLIAGQIPTYWGPGHDGSLIRGDASRPVYGLTIQRAEQQAFESKWLSWIGPWQYQAFAGQLDDYLVRDTNLLGLRLTAQPLPYLELGASRIFQIDGQGRPDSFKAYWNAFIGKDNECNADECNGEGNASNQIAGLDARLNFQQWFNLPLSLYGQFVGEDEAGLLPAKKMYLAGVDYASQLNNMPFQVYTEWSDTRTNGEASGYSYNHHIYQDGYYQHGFPLGHAIGGDGQMYSIGGDIRFDKMNRLNGRIMLAKVNQSGLEINHAFPQADEVKALDLTWTHYLQPDTPLKVRGWLSDSDRNGKDSGMSLGVEIPLDRALF from the coding sequence ATGCGCAATTTAAAAAGAAAAGTTTTATCTCTTTGTCTGCTGCCGTGTTTCAGTGTTTTTACTTATGCTCAAGGCTTAGTATTAAATAATGAAGATTTACGCACGGATTTAAATTGGTTGAATCAACAAGGCGTGATTCAAATTAGTACCTCGACTTGGCCTTTAAGTGGGGAGGAGATTCAACGCGCATTATCCAAAGCTAAAATTGATAATCTAGTTCAGCAGAAAGTTCTTGATTCAGTGAAAGCCAGTTTGCATGCAGGAAATACACAGGTGAAGTTAGCTTTATTCGCTGAAACCGATCCACAAAAGATACCTCAAAAATTTGCAGATGATCAAAAATCCCAATATCAAGCTACGCTTGAATTGAATGCAGGTGGAGCTCAATGGGATGCTAAGCTTCGAGTTAGTGCGGAAAAAGACTCCATCATAGATCATGGACATGATATCAATATTGAAGGCTCATATATTGCTGGAAAATTGTGGGATCAATGGTTAATTGCTGGGCAGATTCCAACTTATTGGGGACCCGGGCATGATGGTAGTTTGATCCGAGGCGATGCGAGCCGTCCAGTCTATGGTTTGACTATACAGAGAGCAGAACAGCAGGCATTTGAGAGCAAATGGCTATCTTGGATTGGACCTTGGCAATATCAAGCATTTGCGGGTCAGTTAGATGACTATCTTGTTCGTGACACTAATTTATTAGGTTTGCGTTTAACTGCGCAACCTCTACCATATCTTGAACTCGGCGCATCACGTATATTCCAGATTGATGGTCAGGGGCGACCTGACAGTTTCAAAGCTTATTGGAATGCTTTTATTGGTAAAGATAATGAGTGTAATGCGGATGAGTGCAACGGGGAAGGAAATGCATCAAATCAGATTGCTGGTTTGGATGCGCGTTTAAACTTTCAGCAATGGTTCAACCTTCCTCTAAGCCTATATGGTCAGTTTGTTGGTGAAGATGAAGCAGGTTTACTTCCTGCGAAAAAAATGTATTTGGCTGGGGTGGATTATGCCTCCCAGTTAAACAATATGCCTTTCCAAGTTTATACAGAATGGTCGGATACGCGTACCAATGGAGAGGCATCAGGATACTCATATAATCACCATATTTATCAAGATGGTTATTACCAACATGGTTTTCCATTAGGTCATGCGATCGGGGGAGATGGACAGATGTACAGCATAGGTGGTGATATTCGCTTTGATAAAATGAACCGTTTAAATGGGCGGATCATGTTGGCTAAAGTCAATCAATCAGGGCTTGAAATTAATCATGCATTTCCTCAAGCTGATGAAGTAAAAGCGCTGGATTTAACGTGGACACATTATCTACAACCGGACACGCCGCTCAAAGTTAGGGGTTGGCTAAGCGACTCAGACCGAAATGGAAAGGATAGTGGGATGTCTTTAGGAGTTGAGATACCTTTGGATCGTGCATTATTCTAA
- a CDS encoding phosphohexomutase domain-containing protein, translated as MTKLTCFKAYDIRGKLGTELNEDIAYKIGRAYGQIYQPKTVVIGCDIRLSSEGLKQATIRGLNDAGVNVLDLGMTGTEEVYFAAFHLDVQGGIEVTASHNPMDYNGMKLVRENARPISADTGLKEIQALAESGQFVEVSQKGHTEKYNILPEFIDHLMTYIDPAKIRPMKLVVNAGNGAAGHVIDAIEVKFKELNIPVEFIKIHNEADGNFPNGIPNPILVENRDSTSDAVIQHGADIGIAWDGDFDRCFLFDEKGQFIEGYYIVGLLAQAFLLKQSGEKIVHDPRLVWNTLDIVEQYQGITVQSKSGHAFIKDVMREHNAAYGGEMSAHHYFRDFAYCDSGMIPWLLAIAVLSETGKSLSSLVEEMIAKFPCSGEINFKVADTQTTIQKLFDHYADQNPAIDQTDGVSLDFGAWRFNVRASNTEPLLRLNIESRRDHNPRPMQDYVDELTQLIQS; from the coding sequence ATGACAAAACTGACTTGCTTTAAAGCCTATGATATTCGCGGCAAACTGGGTACAGAACTCAATGAAGATATTGCCTACAAAATTGGCCGTGCTTATGGACAGATTTATCAGCCCAAAACCGTGGTCATCGGTTGTGACATACGTCTTAGCAGTGAAGGCTTAAAACAGGCGACCATTCGCGGTTTAAATGATGCTGGGGTCAATGTGCTGGATCTTGGCATGACCGGGACTGAAGAAGTGTATTTCGCAGCTTTCCACCTGGATGTCCAAGGTGGTATTGAAGTGACTGCCAGTCATAACCCGATGGATTATAATGGTATGAAACTGGTGCGTGAAAATGCGCGTCCAATCAGTGCCGATACGGGTCTTAAAGAGATTCAGGCTTTGGCAGAATCAGGTCAGTTCGTTGAAGTTAGCCAAAAAGGTCATACGGAAAAATATAATATCCTGCCAGAATTTATCGACCACCTGATGACCTATATTGATCCAGCAAAAATCCGCCCGATGAAACTGGTGGTGAATGCCGGTAATGGTGCAGCAGGTCATGTTATTGATGCAATCGAAGTAAAATTTAAAGAGCTCAATATTCCGGTTGAATTTATCAAAATTCATAATGAAGCTGATGGTAACTTCCCGAATGGCATCCCGAATCCAATTCTGGTTGAAAACCGGGATAGTACCAGTGATGCAGTCATTCAGCATGGTGCGGATATAGGAATTGCCTGGGATGGCGACTTTGACCGCTGCTTCCTGTTCGATGAAAAAGGCCAGTTTATTGAAGGCTATTATATTGTTGGTCTTTTGGCTCAGGCATTCCTGCTGAAGCAGTCTGGTGAAAAAATTGTGCATGATCCACGTCTGGTCTGGAATACGCTGGATATCGTGGAACAATACCAAGGGATCACGGTTCAGTCAAAGTCAGGCCATGCCTTTATCAAAGATGTAATGCGTGAACACAATGCGGCCTATGGCGGTGAAATGAGTGCCCATCACTATTTCCGTGATTTTGCCTATTGTGATAGCGGCATGATTCCATGGTTACTGGCGATAGCGGTACTATCTGAAACAGGAAAATCATTATCCTCTCTCGTGGAAGAAATGATTGCCAAATTCCCATGTTCAGGTGAGATCAACTTTAAAGTGGCAGACACTCAAACCACGATTCAAAAACTCTTTGATCATTATGCCGATCAAAACCCTGCTATCGACCAGACAGATGGGGTCAGTTTGGATTTTGGTGCATGGCGTTTTAATGTGCGTGCATCCAATACTGAACCGTTATTGCGTTTGAATATTGAAAGCCGCCGTGATCATAATCCACGCCCCATGCAGGACTATGTTGATGAATTAACCCAGCTGATCCAGAGTTAA